The Nocardioides pantholopis genome window below encodes:
- a CDS encoding acetyl-CoA C-acetyltransferase, which produces MPEAVIVSATRSPIGRANKGSLTDFRPDDLSALVIQAALDKVPELDPTTIDDHYLGCGLPGGESGNNMGRVVNVMLGLDGVPGATITRYCSSSVQTTRMAFHAIKAGEGDVFISSGVETVSRFAKGTSDHLPDTKNPLFEDAQTRTVRAAEGGQQWDDPRQSGALPDIYIAMGQTAENVAQLRGLDRKELDEFAVRSQNLAEKAIADGFWAREITPVTTPDGVIVSQDDGPRAGVTYDSLAQLKPVFRPDGVVTAGNCCALNDGAAAVVIMSDTRAAELGITPLARIVATGVSGLSPEIMGLGPVEATQRALASAGMSIGDIDLVEINEAFAAQVVPSYQELGIDLDRLNVNGGAIAVGHPFGMSGARLQNTMLNSLEWHDKTTGLITMCVGGGQGMALILERV; this is translated from the coding sequence ATGCCCGAGGCAGTCATCGTTTCCGCCACCCGCAGCCCCATCGGGCGTGCGAACAAGGGCTCGCTCACGGACTTCCGTCCCGACGACCTCTCGGCGCTCGTCATCCAGGCGGCCCTGGACAAGGTGCCCGAGCTGGACCCGACCACGATCGACGACCACTACCTCGGCTGCGGCCTGCCCGGCGGCGAGTCCGGCAACAACATGGGTCGCGTGGTCAACGTGATGCTCGGCCTGGACGGGGTCCCCGGCGCCACGATCACCCGCTACTGCTCCTCGTCGGTGCAGACCACCCGGATGGCCTTCCACGCGATCAAGGCCGGCGAGGGCGACGTCTTCATCTCCTCCGGCGTCGAGACCGTCTCCCGCTTCGCCAAGGGCACCTCCGACCACCTGCCCGACACCAAGAACCCGCTCTTCGAGGACGCGCAGACCCGTACCGTCCGGGCAGCCGAGGGCGGCCAGCAGTGGGACGACCCGCGCCAGAGCGGCGCGCTGCCGGACATCTACATCGCGATGGGCCAGACCGCCGAGAACGTCGCCCAGTTGCGCGGCCTGGACCGCAAGGAGCTCGACGAGTTCGCCGTGCGCTCCCAGAACCTGGCCGAGAAGGCCATCGCCGACGGCTTCTGGGCCCGGGAGATCACGCCGGTCACGACCCCCGACGGCGTGATCGTCTCCCAGGACGACGGCCCGCGGGCCGGGGTCACCTACGACAGCCTGGCGCAGCTCAAGCCCGTCTTCCGCCCCGACGGCGTCGTCACGGCCGGCAACTGCTGCGCCCTCAACGACGGCGCCGCGGCGGTGGTCATCATGTCCGACACCCGCGCCGCCGAGCTCGGCATCACGCCCCTGGCCCGGATCGTCGCGACCGGCGTGTCCGGCCTCTCCCCCGAGATCATGGGCCTGGGCCCTGTCGAGGCGACCCAGCGGGCGCTGGCGTCGGCCGGCATGAGCATCGGCGACATCGACCTGGTCGAGATCAACGAGGCGTTCGCCGCCCAGGTCGTCCCGTCCTACCAGGAGCTCGGCATCGACCTCGACCGGCTCAACGTCAACGGCGGCGCGATCGCGGTCGGCCACCCCTTCGGGATGTCCGGCGCGCGCCTGCAGAACACGATGCTGAACTCGCTGGAGTGGCACGACAAGACCACGGGCCTGATCACGATGTGCGTCGGCGGCGGACAGGGCATGGCGCTGATCCTCGAGCGCGTCTGA
- a CDS encoding acyl-CoA thioesterase: MRHLYECPMRWADLDLLGHVNNVVYVDYLQEARVDLLRAAVRPVRLGELAEGVVVVRHEVSYVAPLTFSFRAVKIECWVTEIRTGSFTLAYEVFQDDPEAAEGRRVHLRATTVLAPYVFGGEHPRRLTAEEKEALAPYLEAPLERTPAIGPVPHGEAGHYPVQVRFSDVDVYGHVNNVKYFEYLQEARIWLMEKLRRAAPHPLPDLSIVVAQTDVDYRLPILFRREPYDVWSAVTRVGNRSMTIESEICDATTVLARARVVIVFFDLKTQRSTAPPEGYRELLAGLAAAEPRPGG; this comes from the coding sequence GTGCGTCACCTCTACGAGTGCCCGATGCGGTGGGCCGACCTGGACCTGCTCGGGCACGTCAACAACGTCGTCTACGTCGACTATCTCCAGGAGGCGCGGGTCGACCTGCTGCGCGCCGCGGTCCGTCCGGTGCGCCTGGGCGAGCTGGCCGAGGGAGTCGTCGTGGTCCGCCACGAGGTCTCCTACGTCGCGCCGCTGACGTTCTCGTTCCGCGCCGTGAAGATCGAGTGCTGGGTCACCGAGATCCGGACCGGCTCGTTCACGCTCGCCTACGAGGTCTTTCAGGACGACCCCGAGGCCGCCGAGGGACGCCGCGTCCACCTGCGCGCGACCACGGTGCTCGCGCCGTACGTCTTCGGCGGTGAGCACCCGCGCCGGCTGACGGCGGAGGAGAAGGAGGCCCTGGCGCCGTACCTGGAGGCACCGCTGGAGCGGACCCCGGCGATCGGCCCGGTCCCGCACGGCGAGGCCGGCCACTACCCGGTCCAGGTCCGGTTCTCCGACGTGGACGTCTACGGCCATGTCAACAACGTGAAGTACTTCGAGTATCTCCAGGAGGCCCGGATCTGGCTGATGGAGAAGCTGCGCCGCGCGGCGCCGCACCCGCTCCCGGACCTCTCCATCGTCGTCGCGCAGACCGACGTGGACTACCGGCTGCCGATCCTGTTCCGGCGCGAGCCGTACGACGTCTGGTCGGCCGTCACCCGGGTCGGCAACCGGTCGATGACCATCGAGTCGGAGATCTGCGACGCGACGACCGTGCTGGCCCGGGCCCGGGTCGTCATCGTCTTCTTCGACCTGAAGACCCAGCGCTCGACCGCCCCGCCGGAGGGCTACCGCGAGCTGCTCGCCGGGCTCGCGGCGGCCGAGCCCCGACCCGGCGGCTGA
- a CDS encoding MarR family winged helix-turn-helix transcriptional regulator, which translates to MTDSDVRWLDPDQQRSWRALLVATTLLWSRLDDELRQRFNLSLAEYEILVRLSEADGQMRMARLADALAHSRSRVTHTVARMEKAGLVRRSTSPDDGRGILANLTERGRELLVRAAPVHVTGVREHLVDLVSEADFAAMGRVMNAVADDLVSAHPEVDIRGLPTS; encoded by the coding sequence GTGACCGACTCGGACGTGCGATGGCTCGACCCGGACCAGCAGCGCTCCTGGCGGGCGCTGCTGGTCGCCACCACGCTGCTGTGGTCGCGACTCGACGACGAGTTGCGCCAGCGGTTCAACCTCTCGCTGGCCGAGTACGAGATCCTGGTCCGCCTCTCGGAGGCCGACGGCCAGATGCGGATGGCCCGGCTGGCCGACGCGCTGGCGCACAGCCGCAGCCGGGTCACCCACACGGTCGCCCGGATGGAGAAGGCCGGTCTGGTGCGCCGCTCGACCTCGCCGGACGACGGCCGCGGCATCCTCGCCAACCTGACCGAGCGGGGCCGCGAGCTGCTCGTGCGGGCCGCGCCGGTCCACGTCACCGGGGTGCGCGAGCACCTCGTCGACCTGGTCAGCGAGGCCGACTTCGCCGCCATGGGCAGGGTGATGAACGCGGTCGCCGACGACCTCGTCTCGGCGCACCCGGAAGTGGACATCCGCGGCCTGCCCACGTCGTGA
- a CDS encoding OsmC family peroxiredoxin, whose translation MPTTRQATTNWEGTLFEGSGKVTLESSGIGTYDVSWPSRAEEANGKTSPEELIAAAHSSCFSMALSNGLAKNDTPATSLRTTAEVELTPGTGITGIKLTVVGTVEGLDEAKFVELAEAAKAGCPVSQALSGTTITLDASLG comes from the coding sequence ATGCCCACCACTCGCCAGGCGACCACGAACTGGGAAGGCACCCTCTTCGAGGGCTCCGGAAAGGTCACCCTCGAGTCCTCCGGGATCGGCACGTACGACGTGTCGTGGCCCTCGCGCGCGGAGGAGGCCAACGGCAAGACCAGCCCCGAGGAGCTGATCGCCGCCGCGCACTCGTCCTGCTTCTCGATGGCGCTGTCCAACGGACTGGCCAAGAACGACACCCCGGCCACCTCGCTGCGCACCACCGCCGAGGTCGAGCTCACCCCCGGCACCGGCATCACCGGCATCAAGCTGACAGTCGTCGGCACGGTCGAGGGGCTCGACGAGGCGAAGTTCGTCGAGCTGGCCGAGGCCGCCAAGGCCGGCTGCCCGGTGAGCCAGGCGCTCTCCGGCACGACGATCACGCTGGACGCCTCGCTCGGCTGA
- a CDS encoding globin: MSTFYDDIGGYDTIRLIVAKFYEGVATDEVLRPMYPEDDLGPAEERFRDFLVQYWGGPSTYSERRGHPRLRMRHAPFQVTPEAAEHWLTHFRTGLDAADLTPEQEAQFWDYVTHAAQFMVNTLE; this comes from the coding sequence GTGAGCACCTTCTACGACGACATCGGCGGCTACGACACGATCCGGCTGATCGTGGCGAAGTTCTACGAGGGCGTCGCCACCGACGAGGTGCTGCGCCCGATGTACCCCGAGGACGATCTCGGGCCCGCCGAGGAGCGGTTCCGCGACTTCCTGGTGCAGTACTGGGGCGGACCGTCGACCTACTCCGAGCGTCGTGGTCACCCGCGGCTGCGGATGCGGCACGCGCCGTTCCAGGTCACCCCCGAGGCGGCCGAGCACTGGCTGACCCACTTCCGCACCGGCCTGGACGCCGCCGACCTGACCCCGGAGCAGGAGGCGCAGTTCTGGGACTACGTCACCCACGCCGCTCAGTTCATGGTCAACACCCTGGAGTGA